From Acidobacteriota bacterium, one genomic window encodes:
- a CDS encoding polysaccharide biosynthesis protein has product MRDQSAERLWFLRRPVQVLADVMVLSAAFLIAYLPSFNIQLGEFYFQTAINQLPLVVFVQFSSLFLVGAYSIIWRYVSLEDIKAFSKAALISGSILLGFRFLLSFTDFTNWQVPISVILIDTALGFGGLLGLRVIRRFSYEIGEKRRFTGPRRRLKRKATLFVGAGRIGAIAVKDLAGRADTEFEVRGFVDDDRRKVGGSVNGVKVLGTTDDLARLVDELHIEQIVIAIDQAQGKEIRRILDICREIPVKARIVPSLHEIVHGHVQVSRIRDVEIEDLLGRDPVELDDENLHGFLTGKVVMVTGAGGSIGSELVRQLTQFGPKLLLLVERAEFMLFQIEREMVKDFGETDFVPLLADVSDEHRMREIFAQYEPQVIFHAAAHKHVPLMEANPSEALKNNVFATKLIGEIAGEFGTKDFVLISTDKAVNPTSIMGASKRIAEIVLQDLNRTFATNFIAVRFGNVLGSAGSVVPIFREQIRKGEAITVTHPDMTRYFMTIPEASQLVLQAGAIGKGGEIFILDMGQPVKILDLAEDMIRLSGLEPYEDIDIVFTGVRGGEKLFEELEITGENLLKTQHPKIFIGKIAAYDESEVGEILLSFRQAVAESDEASLRTLFNRVLPEASIAEKSTTRAGIRHDRAMSTASGPYSGQDN; this is encoded by the coding sequence ATGAGAGATCAATCAGCGGAGAGATTGTGGTTTTTGCGCCGTCCGGTACAGGTTCTGGCGGACGTTATGGTTCTCTCGGCGGCGTTTCTGATCGCCTATCTGCCGTCATTCAACATCCAGCTCGGCGAGTTTTATTTTCAAACGGCAATCAACCAGCTTCCGTTGGTCGTTTTCGTCCAGTTTTCGTCGCTTTTTCTGGTAGGCGCGTATTCGATCATCTGGCGATACGTTAGTCTTGAAGACATCAAAGCGTTTTCGAAAGCCGCGCTGATTTCCGGTTCGATCCTTCTCGGGTTCAGGTTCCTTCTTTCTTTTACTGATTTTACAAACTGGCAGGTGCCGATCTCGGTGATCCTGATCGACACTGCGCTCGGATTCGGAGGGTTGCTCGGGCTTCGCGTGATTCGTAGATTTTCGTATGAGATCGGCGAAAAACGGCGGTTTACCGGGCCTCGCCGACGTTTGAAACGAAAGGCGACGCTGTTTGTCGGCGCCGGCCGGATCGGTGCGATCGCCGTCAAGGATCTGGCTGGCCGCGCTGACACCGAGTTCGAGGTTCGCGGATTTGTAGACGACGACCGCCGGAAGGTCGGCGGAAGCGTCAACGGCGTGAAAGTCCTCGGAACGACCGACGATCTCGCGCGGCTCGTCGACGAGCTGCACATCGAACAGATCGTGATCGCCATCGACCAGGCGCAGGGCAAAGAGATCCGGCGAATTCTCGACATTTGCCGCGAGATTCCGGTGAAGGCGCGTATCGTTCCGAGCTTGCACGAGATCGTTCACGGGCACGTTCAGGTTTCGCGGATTCGGGATGTCGAGATCGAGGATCTTCTCGGACGCGATCCGGTCGAGCTTGACGATGAGAATCTTCACGGCTTTTTGACCGGCAAAGTGGTGATGGTCACCGGCGCCGGCGGGTCGATCGGGTCGGAACTCGTCAGGCAACTGACACAATTCGGGCCGAAATTGCTCTTGCTCGTCGAGCGCGCCGAGTTTATGCTGTTCCAGATCGAGCGTGAAATGGTCAAGGATTTCGGCGAAACGGACTTCGTTCCCCTGCTCGCGGATGTTTCCGACGAGCATCGCATGCGCGAGATCTTCGCCCAATACGAACCGCAGGTCATCTTTCACGCGGCGGCCCACAAACACGTCCCGCTGATGGAAGCGAATCCGTCGGAAGCCCTGAAGAACAATGTCTTCGCGACGAAACTGATCGGCGAGATCGCCGGCGAGTTCGGCACCAAAGACTTCGTCCTCATTTCGACCGACAAGGCCGTCAATCCGACATCGATAATGGGTGCTTCGAAACGCATCGCCGAGATCGTTCTGCAGGATCTGAACCGCACGTTCGCGACGAACTTTATTGCCGTCCGCTTCGGAAATGTTCTTGGATCCGCCGGGTCGGTCGTCCCGATTTTTCGCGAGCAGATTCGAAAGGGCGAGGCGATCACCGTCACGCATCCCGATATGACGCGGTACTTTATGACGATTCCCGAAGCGTCGCAACTTGTTTTGCAGGCGGGCGCGATCGGAAAGGGCGGCGAGATATTCATCCTCGATATGGGGCAGCCGGTGAAAATTTTGGATCTCGCCGAGGATATGATCCGTCTGTCGGGCCTTGAACCGTACGAAGACATCGACATCGTTTTCACCGGCGTCCGCGGCGGCGAAAAGCTTTTCGAAGAACTGGAGATCACGGGCGAGAATCTGCTCAAGACGCAGCATCCGAAGATCTTCATCGGCAAGATCGCGGCGTACGACGAATCGGAAGTCGGAGAGATACTTTTGAGTTTCAGACAAGCGGTCGCCGAATCTGACGAGGCATCGCTTCGAACGCTTTTCAATCGCGTTTTGCCGGAGGCGTCGATCGCTGAGAAATCAACGACCAGAGCCGGGATCCGACACGATAGAGCGATGTCAACGGCCTCGGGGCCGTATTCCGGCCAAGACAACTGA
- a CDS encoding metallo-mystery pair system four-Cys motif protein encodes MNKLPKLLIIATALAAAVFGQKNTPIAISFQAVVGNMPFNCRESYGGIGSTGSTITVSDFRLYVQDVRLVDNNGNETPVRFANDGKFQTERVAMLDFENGEGNCSSGTKEINKSIRGEVPKRKYKGLKLIIGVPEDLNHLDPTLQPSPLNISKMMWSWQMGYKFARIDMRTTGRPNGYVLHLGSTNCATDAASGKTSCGNANRPEFLFEFFDVSKDSVMVDLKALFAGANVDVNKEKTAAGCMSFEGDSDCLPVFRNLGLSFEGSSTGKQSFMRAGREKGVESE; translated from the coding sequence GTGAACAAACTACCTAAATTGCTAATTATTGCAACTGCACTCGCGGCGGCCGTGTTTGGACAGAAGAATACGCCCATCGCAATCAGTTTTCAGGCTGTCGTCGGCAATATGCCGTTCAACTGCCGGGAGAGTTATGGGGGCATCGGCTCAACCGGATCGACGATCACGGTTTCGGACTTTCGGCTCTACGTTCAGGACGTGCGGCTGGTCGACAACAACGGAAATGAAACTCCGGTGCGGTTCGCCAACGACGGAAAATTCCAAACCGAAAGGGTCGCGATGCTCGATTTCGAAAACGGCGAGGGAAACTGTTCGAGCGGAACCAAAGAGATCAACAAATCGATTCGCGGAGAGGTCCCGAAAAGAAAGTACAAAGGGCTCAAACTCATCATCGGTGTTCCCGAAGATCTGAACCACCTAGACCCGACGCTCCAGCCGTCGCCGCTTAACATCAGCAAAATGATGTGGTCATGGCAAATGGGCTATAAGTTCGCACGCATCGATATGCGGACGACGGGGCGGCCTAATGGATACGTCCTCCATCTGGGCAGCACGAACTGCGCAACCGACGCGGCGAGTGGCAAAACCTCTTGCGGAAACGCGAATCGGCCGGAGTTTCTCTTCGAGTTTTTTGATGTTTCGAAAGATTCGGTGATGGTCGATCTGAAGGCGCTTTTCGCTGGGGCGAACGTGGACGTGAACAAGGAAAAGACTGCCGCCGGATGTATGTCTTTCGAGGGCGATTCGGATTGTCTTCCGGTTTTCCGAAACCTGGGGTTGTCGTTCGAGGGCAGTTCGACCGGCAAACAGTCGTTTATGCGGGCGGGACGCGAAAAGGGAGTTGAATCGGAGTAA
- the selB gene encoding selenocysteine-specific translation elongation factor yields the protein MATQSEQIRNLIVGTAGHIDHGKTALVKALTGVDADRFPEEKQRGITIDIGFAELELGDVRIGFVDVPGHEKFVKNMLAGASGIDVVMLIVAADEGVMPQTREHFEICRLLGVKHGIVVLTKKDLVDDELLELASLDVHELIEGSFLETAPAIAVSSKTGEGLEELRTRLAHLAGEIPPRNIWTVARLPIDRSFSVKGFGAVATGTLVSGEIVEGSELELLPAGRRTRVRGLQTHARPVKTAHAGQRTAVNLGGIEYLEIERGMVLAEPDVLRPTQIVDCEVEVLKDAARPLRSRQRVRVHIGTVEALARVQVLNEAREIAPGSTDFVQLRLESPVVCVPGERFILRFYSPQMTIAGGRVLDNSAIRCRLAQVESARGRLAQLAQDDPVRRIRIYVETAGDAGLNFQDLQARTGWRKPFLDEAITESLAKRSIIKTESVYLSRTPFEDLRSRTLAAIEAFHRREPLARGMARETLRERVFSRLKPDVFKSVLASLESDRKIVSEKDNVRAADHSLELSGDEEIVRTRLSNIFKIAGLEVPKLDEALVESVRGTRIDRHQARKVFQLLLNTGDVVKVNEEFYFSKATIDGLVAKLRGFADKSPSRLVDVTQFKDLAGVSRKYAIPLLEYFDREKITRRAADKRIVS from the coding sequence ATGGCAACTCAATCCGAACAGATCCGAAACCTCATTGTCGGCACGGCCGGCCACATCGATCACGGGAAAACCGCGCTCGTCAAGGCGCTGACCGGCGTCGATGCCGACCGTTTTCCCGAAGAAAAGCAGCGCGGAATCACGATCGACATCGGTTTTGCCGAACTCGAACTCGGAGACGTCCGGATCGGTTTCGTCGACGTTCCGGGTCACGAAAAGTTCGTCAAGAATATGCTCGCGGGTGCAAGCGGGATCGACGTTGTGATGCTGATCGTCGCCGCCGACGAAGGCGTGATGCCGCAAACACGGGAACATTTCGAAATCTGCCGTTTGCTCGGGGTCAAACACGGGATCGTCGTTCTAACCAAAAAAGATCTGGTCGATGACGAACTCCTCGAACTTGCCAGCCTCGATGTCCACGAACTCATCGAAGGCTCGTTCCTTGAAACCGCACCCGCGATCGCTGTTTCATCAAAAACCGGTGAGGGCCTCGAAGAGTTGAGGACGCGCCTCGCCCATCTCGCCGGCGAGATCCCGCCTCGAAACATTTGGACAGTTGCGCGGCTTCCGATCGATCGGTCGTTTTCGGTCAAGGGTTTTGGCGCGGTCGCGACGGGAACGCTCGTTTCCGGCGAGATCGTCGAGGGTTCTGAACTGGAGTTGCTTCCCGCGGGCCGCAGAACGCGTGTCCGCGGACTGCAAACTCACGCCAGGCCGGTCAAAACAGCGCACGCCGGTCAGCGGACGGCGGTCAACCTCGGCGGCATCGAATACCTGGAAATCGAACGCGGGATGGTTCTCGCCGAACCTGACGTATTGAGACCGACGCAGATCGTCGACTGTGAGGTCGAGGTGCTGAAGGACGCCGCGCGCCCGCTAAGATCGAGGCAACGTGTCCGCGTTCATATCGGCACCGTCGAGGCGCTCGCCCGCGTGCAGGTTCTCAACGAGGCGAGAGAGATCGCGCCGGGCTCGACCGATTTCGTGCAGCTTCGACTGGAATCGCCGGTGGTCTGTGTGCCGGGCGAACGTTTCATTCTCCGCTTTTACTCGCCGCAGATGACGATCGCCGGCGGCCGTGTTCTCGACAATTCAGCGATCCGCTGCCGATTGGCACAGGTCGAATCGGCGCGCGGCCGGCTTGCACAGTTGGCCCAGGACGACCCGGTTCGAAGGATCAGGATCTACGTCGAGACTGCCGGCGATGCCGGACTCAACTTTCAGGATCTCCAGGCCCGGACCGGTTGGCGGAAGCCGTTCCTTGACGAGGCGATCACCGAAAGTCTCGCAAAGCGTTCAATAATCAAGACCGAATCGGTCTATTTGTCGCGAACGCCGTTTGAAGATCTAAGGTCGCGGACTCTGGCGGCGATCGAGGCTTTTCACCGCCGTGAACCTCTCGCGCGCGGGATGGCGCGCGAGACCCTGCGCGAACGCGTCTTTTCGAGACTGAAACCGGACGTTTTCAAGTCGGTGCTGGCGAGTCTCGAATCAGACCGCAAGATCGTTTCGGAGAAGGACAATGTGCGCGCGGCCGATCATAGTCTCGAGCTTTCGGGCGATGAAGAGATCGTCCGGACGCGTCTCTCGAATATCTTCAAAATCGCGGGACTCGAAGTTCCGAAGTTGGATGAGGCGCTGGTTGAATCCGTGCGCGGCACCCGAATAGACCGTCATCAGGCGCGCAAGGTCTTTCAACTCTTGCTGAACACGGGCGACGTCGTGAAGGTCAACGAAGAATTCTATTTTTCAAAAGCGACCATTGACGGACTCGTTGCAAAGCTGCGCGGATTCGCGGACAAGTCGCCGTCTCGCCTTGTCGATGTCACGCAATTCAAGGATCTCGCCGGCGTTTCGCGCAAGTACGCCATTCCGCTGCTTGAGTATTTCGACCGCGAGAAGATCACGCGCCGCGCGGCCGACAAGCGAATAGTTTCGTAA
- a CDS encoding SLBB domain-containing protein, producing MKFCFFLLVLTFTATLAFGQTPNATPNRGYLIGPGDRISVRTLGETEFSWEGWVDENGKFQVPGSNDGIMAKCLSEDELRNEVAKYVSKYLKNPQMSVFVSERKSRPPVTVYGEVRQPGPVQLTRRATLRELLAFAGGETKESSGMIQVTRTQPLLCSEESDEDWKTLADRGVGFPSRLYSLSSLKNINPEVFPGDIIDVQKASVVYVVGEVNKPGELYIPEGGLRLLQALAMASGTTRDAKRKELKVIRRKEGSAQPEVIAINYDTIKKGERDDVILQPFDIVEVGKAKESIGDIFLKTLTGLPGRIPLPIRPF from the coding sequence ATGAAGTTTTGCTTTTTTCTTTTGGTATTAACATTTACGGCGACGCTCGCGTTCGGTCAGACTCCGAATGCGACGCCGAACCGCGGATATTTGATCGGCCCCGGCGACAGGATCTCGGTCAGAACACTCGGAGAGACGGAATTCAGCTGGGAAGGATGGGTCGATGAAAACGGCAAGTTCCAGGTTCCGGGGAGCAACGATGGAATTATGGCTAAATGCCTTTCCGAAGATGAACTCCGAAACGAGGTCGCGAAGTATGTCTCGAAATATCTTAAAAACCCACAAATGAGCGTCTTTGTGTCCGAAAGGAAAAGCCGGCCGCCGGTGACGGTCTATGGCGAAGTCAGACAACCCGGTCCGGTTCAATTGACGCGTCGTGCGACCTTGCGCGAGTTGCTTGCTTTTGCCGGCGGCGAAACAAAGGAGTCGAGCGGGATGATCCAGGTTACACGGACGCAGCCGCTGCTTTGTTCGGAAGAATCCGATGAAGATTGGAAGACGCTGGCCGACCGCGGTGTCGGCTTTCCGTCGCGTCTCTACAGCCTCAGCAGTTTGAAGAATATCAATCCGGAAGTCTTTCCCGGCGACATCATCGATGTACAGAAGGCATCTGTCGTTTATGTCGTCGGCGAGGTCAACAAACCCGGCGAACTCTATATTCCCGAAGGCGGCCTGCGACTGCTTCAGGCGTTGGCGATGGCAAGCGGGACGACGCGCGACGCCAAGAGAAAGGAACTTAAGGTCATTCGCCGCAAAGAGGGTTCGGCCCAACCCGAAGTAATCGCAATCAACTACGACACGATCAAAAAGGGCGAGCGGGACGATGTGATTCTTCAACCTTTCGACATCGTCGAGGTTGGAAAGGCCAAAGAGAGCATCGGCGATATTTTCCTGAAGACGCTCACCGGACTGCCGGGTCGCATTCCGCTCCCGATCAGACCGTTCTAA
- a CDS encoding DUF2071 domain-containing protein, which produces MKKFLTAEWKDLVMANYAVSPDLLADRVPEGTSLDYHDGKLFVSLVGFMFLDTRVLGIPVPFHINFEEVNLRFYVKRETPDEVRRGVVFVKEIVPRFAIATVARVLYGEPYECWKMSHTRTESEVGYEWSKNGRNNVLSAEINEDLGVPSEGSEGEFIIEHYWGYTRRGPGRTDEYKVEHRPWELFSVKNERIDVDFGATYGEKFAFLANEKPHSVLLAKGSPIAVYKGAKMTL; this is translated from the coding sequence ATGAAGAAGTTTTTGACCGCCGAATGGAAAGACCTCGTGATGGCAAACTACGCCGTCTCGCCTGACCTGCTCGCCGACCGCGTCCCGGAAGGCACGTCGCTCGATTATCACGACGGCAAGCTCTTCGTCAGTCTCGTCGGCTTTATGTTCCTCGACACGCGCGTCCTTGGAATTCCTGTGCCGTTTCATATCAATTTTGAAGAGGTGAACCTGAGATTTTACGTCAAGCGGGAAACGCCCGATGAAGTTCGGCGCGGCGTCGTCTTCGTCAAGGAGATCGTTCCGCGTTTTGCGATCGCGACCGTCGCGCGCGTCCTGTACGGCGAACCTTATGAGTGTTGGAAGATGAGTCATACTCGCACCGAAAGCGAGGTCGGTTACGAATGGAGCAAGAACGGGCGCAACAACGTTCTGTCGGCGGAGATCAATGAAGATCTCGGAGTTCCTTCGGAAGGCTCCGAAGGCGAGTTCATCATCGAACATTACTGGGGCTACACGCGGCGCGGGCCTGGGCGGACCGACGAGTACAAGGTCGAGCACCGTCCGTGGGAGCTTTTCTCGGTCAAGAACGAACGAATCGACGTCGATTTCGGCGCGACGTACGGCGAGAAATTCGCGTTCCTGGCCAATGAAAAACCGCATTCGGTTCTCCTCGCGAAAGGTTCTCCGATTGCGGTTTACAAAGGCGCGAAAATGACGCTTTAG